A single region of the Actinomycetota bacterium genome encodes:
- a CDS encoding aspartate 1-decarboxylase has translation MRRKMLHGKIHRATITGADVSYEGSVTIDAALMDAADILPNEAVAIWDVDNGARFETYAIPGMPGSGVVCVNGAAARLVSVGDRVIVAHFSEMDDAEARAHEPHVVFVDERNHPVECRAEHGGQAEVRRLPL, from the coding sequence ATGCGACGCAAGATGCTCCACGGCAAGATCCACCGCGCGACCATCACGGGCGCGGACGTCTCCTACGAGGGCTCGGTGACGATCGACGCTGCCCTCATGGACGCCGCCGACATCCTCCCCAACGAGGCCGTCGCGATCTGGGACGTCGACAACGGCGCCCGCTTCGAGACCTACGCGATCCCCGGGATGCCGGGCTCCGGTGTCGTGTGCGTCAACGGCGCGGCCGCGCGTCTGGTCTCGGTGGGCGACCGCGTGATCGTCGCTCACTTCTCCGAGATGGACGACGCCGAGGCGCGTGCCCACGAGCCGCACGTGGTCTTCGTCGACGAGCGGAACCACCCGGTCGAGTGTCGCGCCGAGCATGGCGGCCAGGCCGAGGTGCGGCGCCTGCCGCTCTAG
- a CDS encoding Rrf2 family transcriptional regulator, giving the protein MRVSQRLDYAVRALVELARLDPGESISAGEVAARLGLPKRFLEQQLTALARAGIVSGRRGSGGGCALAAPADSLTVAAVARAVERDVLDVPHTSASAVAEMWADAADALDAHLGEVTIARLAERQDAIDAEAAGMYYL; this is encoded by the coding sequence ATGCGCGTCTCGCAGCGGCTCGACTACGCCGTTCGTGCGCTCGTGGAGCTCGCGCGGCTCGACCCGGGCGAGTCCATCTCGGCCGGCGAGGTCGCGGCGCGTCTCGGCCTGCCGAAGCGCTTCCTCGAGCAGCAGCTCACCGCGCTCGCGCGCGCAGGCATCGTCAGCGGGCGGCGCGGCTCGGGCGGCGGCTGCGCGCTCGCGGCGCCCGCGGACTCGCTCACGGTCGCGGCCGTCGCACGCGCGGTCGAGCGCGACGTCCTCGATGTGCCGCACACGTCCGCCTCGGCCGTCGCCGAGATGTGGGCGGACGCCGCCGACGCGCTGGACGCGCACCTCGGCGAGGTCACGATCGCCCGGCTCGCCGAGCGGCAGGATGCCATCGACGCCGAGGCGGCCGGGATGTACTACCTGTAG
- the typA gene encoding translational GTPase TypA yields the protein MRQQDVRNIAIIAHVDHGKTTLVDRLLQETHVFRDNQQVAERVLDSNDQERERGITILAKNISVRHRDVKINVIDTPGHADFGGEVERVLKMADGALLIVDAFEGPMPQTRFVLKHALEHGLKPLVVVNKIDRPGARPHEVVDGVFDLMVDLGADDEQLDFPIVYTSAVEGYARNEPDDGNGDMLPLLDAIVDHVPTPDVDPDGPVAMQVCTVDHSEYVGRIGIGRVFSGTMRAGDAILVVKNDGTRFNATVKQLFTFEALGRAEAETCHAGDICAVVGVDDADIGDMFTCRVDPVRLDPIAVEEPTMSVVFEASTSPLVGREGSIVGGRQLKERLAREAESNISMRIEETPDRTGVEVSGRGVLHLSVLMETMRREGFEFQVGRPRVITKRDEAGKLLEPIEQAVVDVPAEYAGKVIEIFGTAGGEMTDMVQRDEHVHLEFRIPSRGVMGLRTRIMNGTRGEATLFHRFAEYGPHRGDIGGRQCGSLIAMSTDKAVAYALDALQQRGKMFVSPGDTCYEGMIVGEHAKSGDLVVNVAKAKQLTNMRAASADKGIQLAPAITFTLEEALEYIEDDELVEVTPESVRLRKRLLVEKDRKRARNG from the coding sequence GTGCGCCAGCAAGACGTCCGCAACATCGCCATCATCGCCCACGTCGACCACGGCAAGACGACGCTGGTCGACCGCCTGCTGCAGGAGACGCACGTCTTCCGCGACAACCAGCAGGTGGCCGAGCGCGTGCTCGACAGCAACGACCAGGAGCGCGAGCGCGGCATCACCATCCTCGCGAAGAACATCTCGGTGCGGCACCGCGACGTGAAGATCAACGTCATCGACACGCCGGGCCACGCCGACTTCGGCGGCGAGGTCGAGCGGGTGCTCAAGATGGCCGACGGCGCGCTGCTGATCGTGGACGCGTTCGAAGGCCCGATGCCGCAGACACGATTCGTGCTCAAGCACGCGCTCGAGCACGGCTTGAAGCCGCTCGTGGTCGTGAACAAGATCGACCGCCCGGGCGCGCGCCCGCACGAGGTGGTCGACGGCGTGTTCGACCTCATGGTCGACCTGGGCGCCGACGACGAGCAGCTCGACTTCCCCATCGTCTACACGAGCGCGGTCGAGGGCTACGCGCGAAACGAGCCCGACGACGGCAACGGCGACATGCTGCCGCTCCTCGACGCGATCGTGGACCACGTGCCCACGCCCGACGTCGACCCGGACGGGCCGGTCGCGATGCAGGTGTGCACGGTCGACCACTCCGAGTACGTCGGCCGCATCGGTATCGGACGCGTCTTCTCGGGCACGATGCGCGCGGGCGACGCGATCCTCGTCGTCAAGAACGACGGCACGCGCTTCAACGCGACCGTGAAGCAGCTGTTCACGTTCGAGGCGCTCGGCCGCGCCGAGGCGGAAACCTGCCACGCCGGCGACATCTGCGCGGTGGTGGGCGTGGACGACGCGGACATCGGCGACATGTTCACCTGCCGCGTCGATCCGGTCCGCCTCGACCCCATCGCCGTCGAGGAGCCGACGATGTCCGTCGTGTTCGAGGCGTCCACCAGCCCGCTGGTGGGCCGCGAGGGCTCGATCGTCGGCGGCCGGCAGCTCAAGGAGCGCCTCGCGCGCGAGGCCGAGTCCAACATCTCCATGCGCATCGAGGAGACGCCCGACCGCACCGGCGTCGAGGTCTCCGGCCGAGGCGTGCTCCATCTGTCGGTGCTCATGGAGACGATGCGCCGCGAGGGATTCGAGTTCCAGGTCGGCCGGCCGCGCGTCATCACCAAGCGCGACGAGGCGGGCAAGCTCCTCGAGCCGATCGAGCAGGCCGTCGTCGACGTGCCCGCCGAGTACGCCGGCAAGGTCATCGAGATCTTCGGCACCGCCGGCGGCGAGATGACCGACATGGTCCAGCGCGACGAGCATGTCCACCTCGAGTTCCGCATCCCCAGCCGCGGGGTCATGGGCCTGCGCACGCGCATCATGAACGGCACGCGCGGCGAGGCCACGCTCTTCCACCGCTTCGCCGAGTACGGCCCGCACCGCGGCGACATCGGCGGACGCCAGTGCGGCTCGCTCATCGCCATGTCGACCGACAAGGCCGTCGCGTACGCGCTCGACGCGCTCCAGCAGCGCGGCAAGATGTTCGTGAGTCCGGGCGACACCTGCTACGAGGGGATGATCGTCGGCGAGCACGCGAAGTCGGGCGACCTCGTGGTCAACGTCGCAAAGGCCAAGCAGCTCACCAACATGCGCGCCGCCTCGGCGGACAAGGGGATACAGCTCGCGCCCGCGATCACGTTCACACTCGAGGAGGCGCTCGAGTACATCGAGGACGACGAGCTCGTCGAGGTGACCCCCGAGTCCGTGCGCCTGCGCAAGCGGCTGCTCGTCGAGAAGGATCGCAAGCGCGCGCGCAACGGCTGA
- the cysK gene encoding cysteine synthase A has product MSQPAPGVAETIGDTPVIELRHVAQGLPARVFVKLEPRNPGGSVKDRIGAAMVADAEERGLITPGESVIVEPTSGNTGIALAMVGAERGYRVVLTMPESMSLERRRLAAAYGAELVLTPKELGMKGAVERAETIAAETPGAWIAGQFDNPANPRAHYRTTGPEVWEALGDAGIGAFVAGVGTGGTISGAGRFLKERDGSIRAIAVEPAESPIIGQRLAGEDLTPAPHLIQGIGANFIPNTLDLEVLDGVECVTGPDAIATSRRLAAEEGLLVGISAGANVTAALRLAALPEYAGRRIVTVAPDTGERYLSTALWEGVG; this is encoded by the coding sequence CGGCGTCGCCGAGACCATCGGCGACACCCCCGTCATCGAACTCCGTCACGTCGCCCAAGGGCTGCCCGCCCGCGTGTTCGTCAAGCTCGAGCCGCGCAACCCGGGCGGATCGGTCAAGGACCGCATCGGTGCGGCGATGGTCGCCGACGCCGAGGAGCGCGGCCTCATCACGCCGGGCGAGTCGGTCATCGTGGAGCCCACCAGCGGCAACACCGGCATCGCGCTGGCGATGGTCGGGGCCGAGCGCGGCTACCGGGTCGTGCTGACGATGCCGGAGAGCATGTCGCTCGAGCGCCGCCGACTCGCCGCCGCCTACGGGGCAGAACTGGTGCTCACGCCGAAGGAGCTCGGCATGAAGGGCGCGGTCGAACGCGCCGAGACCATCGCGGCCGAGACGCCCGGTGCGTGGATCGCCGGCCAGTTCGACAACCCGGCCAACCCCCGCGCGCACTACCGTACCACCGGCCCGGAGGTCTGGGAGGCGCTCGGGGACGCCGGGATCGGCGCGTTCGTCGCCGGGGTCGGCACGGGCGGCACCATCAGCGGCGCGGGGCGGTTCCTCAAGGAGCGCGACGGCTCGATCCGCGCCATCGCGGTCGAGCCGGCCGAGAGCCCGATCATCGGGCAGCGGCTCGCCGGCGAGGACCTCACGCCTGCGCCGCACCTCATCCAGGGCATCGGCGCGAACTTCATCCCGAACACCCTCGACCTCGAGGTGCTCGACGGGGTCGAGTGCGTGACTGGACCGGATGCCATCGCGACGTCGCGGAGGCTCGCCGCCGAGGAGGGCCTGCTCGTCGGCATCTCGGCGGGCGCGAACGTCACCGCGGCGCTGCGGCTCGCTGCGCTGCCCGAGTACGCGGGCCGCAGGATCGTCACGGTGGCCCCGGACACCGGCGAGCGCTACCTGTCCACCGCGCTGTGGGAGGGTGTCGGCTGA